A genomic region of Antennarius striatus isolate MH-2024 chromosome 16, ASM4005453v1, whole genome shotgun sequence contains the following coding sequences:
- the aatka gene encoding serine/threonine-protein kinase LMTK1 isoform X1 — MRIQGVQLLKSTDLGRHSLLYLKEIGHGWFGKVLLGEVNAGLSTTQVVVKELKASASVQDQMQFLEEVQPYQTLQHPALLQCLTQCSDVTPYLLVMEFCPLGDLKTYLRSCRMADSETPDPLILQRMACDIASGLLHLHKYNFIHSDLALRNCLLTSEMSVKIGDYGLSHSNYKDDYYVTQDQIWVPLRWIAPELIDEVHGNLLVVDQTKCSNIWSLGVTVWELFELGAQPYRHYSDRQVLTYAVKEQQLKLPKPQLLFPLAERWYEVMQFCWLQPELRPSSEEVHLLVTYLCAKGSSEAEEDFEQRWNALRPNLLGSTSHTATSTALVLTPTPATDDDASVDQIQAVELASSASSSFPLLEQFSDSFHSDTGDDLLTVTETRHGLNFEYKWEQARAEQPYCSSSTSGPLGQGNPHYQDIYYSSKGSTSGSCKTDSLTSGMSPSYCQPEHTSVVPVLSAHSPSVSSEYYIRIEEPIDCNINLNDNMVDYSPGLEASSSRLSSESQIDSSIEQSTAYWATADKSTAYDSDSSPTVQLNIKAMPKQSASTSPVALGHSNHSLTSTQEDTVVCEKSSTYKTHHHFCLSEQLDTSSESRSNLVHSMQLENPRRALQAVSSPSLGFCDPYLEEGTGRRMVNENCNNMMGPLRKTLPIVNHISIDVGTDDGLLVNCPRGNDVEDDLFSEGEPTNWISNRSANNNSLSFDRRQTGDGNDSYVDFQYSDHDNTTQVWSLTKANTRTFQSSRSCGIFEAKSGDIANKANELVSHIQLYPKEMEEFSTPVGRKLNAETLRSIDSLTRVIINTRDVEGGKTEGIYEKQLLNNGQRLYSQPKLIQEKSSVKSLSSTKDPETGQTVLPVKQRGHIWERVSTGLSFGVGDKRLHYPGASVSSRTLDSGMGVSNSSIGLVELGDFSEDDDDDITDITSGIFADFNLDYAEVEEEEELSPLKNTERMPDSVDTLNLSSSLASTSDQAFSPDPFNNPVLPKSLDSGYDTENNESPEFLFKELGDSLSVERDQSIDGETELVLPLGLGQGVCTSTSHSKLQLKSLTDNPYRDSAYFSDYDPENGRSSPEDKSKFYEGSGKGNITDKKFQALLDDDSFPQQFSNEDNLQNVKHIKTCVLVNFSEAHPSSPQSIPAPGLSMLSPFPPQMGGCLTKESAPSEDDLGLETDHSGDEPSSEFISSIGSESSSTIREASGNHQEGNRRADDSSQVQALPSESTVTEATKDNKHADGSIEDEELPEFSYIKDDTEDRKESVRINEDDFEDIDAEESDSQDSLREESNGPVDLSSSSSLLELCGEKVRAPLEEAEDEDDSDDSDSDEELRTYNIQDEESEESEEDFTTVPVVVSDCSRALHLRSLLKMPNLLAQSFCDELERKKKAVSFFDDVTVFLFDQESPTGELVDYTFTSEEESSEEKAFDHHLQPEAESREGFCVSEETEKINSEADQGCDWKGDLLFEPCSSSPNAIPESQSSPTSTSNSPEATKPAAVALNRFMVSRFSITHVSDHHTGSATAQKTECPTDPTGGK, encoded by the exons ATGAGGATACAAGGAG TCCAGCTGCTGAAATCCACAGACCTTGGTCGGCATAGTCTGCTGTATCTAAAGGAGATTGGTCATGGCTGGTTTGGCAAg GTTTTGCTTGGTGAGGTCAATGCAGGCCTCAGCACCACCCAGGTGGTGGTGAAGGAGCTAAAGGCCAGTGCCAGTGTCCAGGATCAGATGCAGTTCCTGGAGGAGGTTCAGCCATACCA AACCCTCCAGCACCCTGCTCTTCTACAGTGCCTGACTCAATGCTCGGATGTGACTCCCTATCTGCTGGTCATGGAGTTTTGCCCTCTG gGTGATCTGAAGACCTATCTACGTAGTTGTCGGATGGCTGATTCTGAGACTCCTGACCCTCTGATTCTCCAGCGAATGGCCTGTGACATTGCCTCAGGCCTTCTTCACTTGCACAAATACAACTTCATACACAG TGACCTGGCCTTGAGAAACTGCCTGCTAACATCAGAAATGTCAGTTAAGATCGGAGACTATGGCCTTTCTCACAGCAATTACAAG GATGATTACTATGTAACTCAAGACCAGATTTGGGTACCACTGCGCTGGATTGCACCTGAGCTCATAGATGAGGTCCATGGAAACTTGCTAGTAGTCGATCAAACAAAATGCAGCAACATATG GTCTCTGGGGGTGACTGTGTGGGAGCTGTTTGAGCTCGGAGCCCAACCGTACAGACACTACTCTGACAGACAGGTGCTAACTTATGCtgtgaaggagcagcagctcaaaCTACCCAAACCTCAGCTCCTATTCCCCTTGGCTGAGCGATG GTATGAGGTGATGCAGTTCTGCTGGCTGCAGCCAGAACTCAGACCCAGTAGTGAAGAGGTGCACCTTCTGGTGACATACTTGTGTGCCAAAGGCTCCAGTGAGGCAGAGGAAGACTTTGAACAACGGTGGAATGCCTTGAGGCCCAACCTGCTTGGTAGTACCTCTCACACAGCGACATCCACAGCGCTGGTCCTAACCCCTACACCTGCCACAGACGATGACGCCAGTGTAGACCAAATTCAAGCAGTGGAGCTGGCCTCCTCTGCCTCGTCTTCCTTCCCTCTCCTGGAGCAATTTTCTGACAGTTTTCACTCTGACACAGGGGATGACCTACTCACTGTCACAGAGACCAGACATGGTCTCAACTTTGAGTACAAGTGGGAGCAGGCCAGAGCAGAGCAGCCCtactgctcctcctccaccagtgGGCCTTTGGGACAGGGGAACCCACACTACCAAGATATCTACTATTCAAGTAAAGGAAGCACATCAGGGAGCTGCAAGACAGACAGCCTGACCTCAGGCATGTCCCCATCTTACTGTCAGCCTGAACACACAAGTGTGGTCCCAGTGCTGAGCGCCCACAGCCCCTCAGTCAGCAGTGAGTACTACATTCGCATAGAGGAACCAATAGACTGTAACATTAATTTGAACGACAACATGGTGGACTATAGCCCCGGATTGgaggccagcagcagcagactgtCATCTGAGAGTCAGATTGATTCATCCATTGAGCAGTCCACTGCTTATTGGGCAACTGCTGACAAGTCTACAGCCTATGATTCTGACTCAAGCCCCACTGTCCAACTAAACATTAAGGCAATGCCAAAACAATCAGCCAGCACCAGTCCAGTAGCATTAGGCCATTCTAACCACAGCTTAACATCTACTCAGGAAGATACAGTAGTCTGTGAAAAGTCATCAACGTACAAGACACATCACcacttctgtctgtctgaacaaCTGGATACATCATCAGAGTCCAGATCAAATCTTGTCCATTCAATGCAATTAGAAAATCCACGGCGTGCATTACAAGCAGTGAGCAGCCCCAGCTTAGGGTTCTGTGACCCTTACCTTGAAGAGGGCACAGGTCGCAGAATGGTCAATGAAAACTGCAACAATATGATGGGTCCCCTCAGAAAGACATTACCCATTGTTAACCACATTAGCATTGATGTCGGAACAGACGATGGTTTACTGGTAAACTGTCCGAGAGGCAATGATGTTGAGGATGATCTTTTCTCTGAAGGAGAGCCCACTAACTGGATATCAAACCGTTCAGCAAACAATAACAGCCTGAGCTTTGATAGAAGGCAGACAGGAGATGGTAATGACAGCTATGTGGATTTTCAATATTCTGATCATGATAACACAACTCAAGTTTGGTCATTAACTAAGGCCAACACCAGAACCTTCCAGAGTTCCAGGTCTTGTGGCATTTTTGAGGCTAAAAGTGGAGACATTGCCAACAAGGCTAATGAATTAGTTTCACACATTCAGCTTTATCCTAAAGAAATGGAGGAATTTTCCACTCCAGTGGGAAGGAAATTAAATGCAGAAACTCTTAGAAGTATTGATTCTCTTACCAGAGTAATTATTAATACCAGAGATGTAGAGGGTGGAAAAACAGAGGGGATATATGAAAAGCAGTTGCTGAATAATGGGCAGAGATTGTATTCTCAACCTAAATTGATTCAGGAGAAAAGCTCTGTAAAATCTCTGTCCTCTACAAAGGATCCTGAGACTGGCCAAACAGTTTTGCCAGTTAAGCAGAGGGGGCACATTTGGGAGAGGGTTTCAACAGGACTCTCTTTTGGTGTTGGAGACAAGAGGCTACACTATCCAGGGGCATCAGTTAGCAGCAGAACACTGGACAGTGGGATGGGGGTCAGCAACTCCAGCATTGGCCTGGTTGAGCTCGGCGACTtcagtgaggatgatgatgacgatatCACAGATATTACATCAGGGATCTTTGCTGACTTCAATCTGGACTATGCCgaggtagaagaagaagaagaactgagCCCATTGAAGAACACAGAGAGAATGCCAGACTCTGTAGACACCCTGAACTTGTCCTCATCATTGGCAAGCACCTCGGATCAGGCCTTCAGCCCTGATCCGTTCAATAACCCCGTCCTTCCCAAATCTCTAGATAGTGGCTAtgacacagaaaataatgaatctcCAGAGTTTCTATTCAAAGAGCTTGGAGACTCCCTTAGTGTTGAGCGGGACCAGAGTATTGATGGAGAAACAGAACTAGTTCTACCATTAGGTTTAGGCCAAGGAGTCTGCACTTCCACAAGCCACTCCAAGCTACAGTTAAAAAGCCTGACTGATAACCCATACAGGGACTCCGCCTATTTTTCTGACTACGATCCTGAAAATGGGAGAAGCTCTCCAGAGGATAAAAGTAAATTCTATGAAGGTTCAGGTAAGGGTAACATCACGGATAAAAAATTTCAGGCACTCCTAGATGATGATTCCTTCCCACAGCAGTTCAGCAATGAAGACAATTTACAAAATGTGAAACACATCAAAACTTGTGTTTTGGTAAATTTCTCTGAGGCTCACCCTAGTTCACCCCAATCCATTCCTGCCCCTGGGTTGTCCATGCTGTCACCCTTTCCTCCACAAATGGGAGGCTGCCTGACCAAAGAGTCGGCCCCTTCAGAAGATGATCTTGGTTTGGAGACAGATCACTCAGGAGACGAACCTTCTTCAGAGTTTATCTCCTCCATTGGGTCTGAATCCTCCTCTACCATCCGGGAGGCATCAGGAAACCATCAGGAAGGAAATAGAAGAGCTGATGATTCCTCCCAAGTCCAGGCTTTGCCTTCCGAATCCACTGTAACTGAGGCCACAAAGGACAACAAACATGCTGACGGATCTATAGAGGATGAAGAACTCCCTGAATTTAGTTATATTAAAGACGACACAGAAGACAGAAAGGAGTCTGTCAGAATAAACGAGGATGATTTTGAAGACATAGATGCAGAAGAAAGTGACTCACAGGACAGTTTACGTGAAGAATCCAATGGTCCTGTTGACCTGTCTTCTTCCTCGTCATTGTTGGAGCTGTGCGGAGAGAAAGTGAGAGCTCCgctggaggaggcagaggatgaagatgactcAGATGACAGTGACTCTGATGAAGAGTTGAGGACCTACAACATTCAAGATGAAGAGAGTGAAGAGAGTGAGGAGGATTTCACCACAGTGCCAGTTGTTGTGAGCGACTGCAGCAGGGCGCTACATCTACGAAGCCTCCTGAAGATGCCAAACTTGCTTGCCCAATCCTTCTGTGATGAgttggagaggaagaaaaaagctGTGTCCTTTTTTGACGATGTTACAGTGTTCCTTTTTGACCAG GAGAGCCCCACAGGGGAGCTGGTTGACTACACCTTCACTAGTGAGGAGGAATCATCAGAGGAAAAAGCTTTTGACCACCACCTACAACCTGAAGCAGAATCCCGTGAAGGATTTTGTGTTtctgaagaaacagaaaagattaACTCAGAAGCAG ATCAGGGTTGTGATTGGAAAGGTGACCTCTTGTTTGAACCCTGCTCATCTTCTCCCAACGCCATCCCTGAGTCCCAGTCCTCACCCACATCCACCTCCAACAGTCCTGAGGCCACAAAACCTGCAGCTGTGGCACTCAATCGTTTCATGGTCTCACGCTTCTCGATCACACACGTCTCCGACCATCACACGGGCTCAGCAACAG CTCAGAAGACTGAGTGTCCCACAGACCCAACTGGAGGAAAATGA
- the aatka gene encoding serine/threonine-protein kinase LMTK1 isoform X3, translated as MLLALHVTVMSSAFFNPSFAFSSHFDTDGATLSELSWPSSLAVVAVSFSGLFTFVFLMLACLCCKKGDMGFKEFDNTDGEEYQTDLSGLASPSSQNGPEVYILPLTEVSLPVSRQPGRSIQLLKSTDLGRHSLLYLKEIGHGWFGKVLLGEVNAGLSTTQVVVKELKASASVQDQMQFLEEVQPYQTLQHPALLQCLTQCSDVTPYLLVMEFCPLGDLKTYLRSCRMADSETPDPLILQRMACDIASGLLHLHKYNFIHSDLALRNCLLTSEMSVKIGDYGLSHSNYKDDYYVTQDQIWVPLRWIAPELIDEVHGNLLVVDQTKCSNIWSLGVTVWELFELGAQPYRHYSDRQVLTYAVKEQQLKLPKPQLLFPLAERWYEVMQFCWLQPELRPSSEEVHLLVTYLCAKGSSEAEEDFEQRWNALRPNLLGSTSHTATSTALVLTPTPATDDDASVDQIQAVELASSASSSFPLLEQFSDSFHSDTGDDLLTVTETRHGLNFEYKWEQARAEQPYCSSSTSGPLGQGNPHYQDIYYSSKGSTSGSCKTDSLTSGMSPSYCQPEHTSVVPVLSAHSPSVSSEYYIRIEEPIDCNINLNDNMVDYSPGLEASSSRLSSESQIDSSIEQSTAYWATADKSTAYDSDSSPTVQLNIKAMPKQSASTSPVALGHSNHSLTSTQEDTVVCEKSSTYKTHHHFCLSEQLDTSSESRSNLVHSMQLENPRRALQAVSSPSLGFCDPYLEEGTGRRMVNENCNNMMGPLRKTLPIVNHISIDVGTDDGLLVNCPRGNDVEDDLFSEGEPTNWISNRSANNNSLSFDRRQTGDGNDSYVDFQYSDHDNTTQVWSLTKANTRTFQSSRSCGIFEAKSGDIANKANELVSHIQLYPKEMEEFSTPVGRKLNAETLRSIDSLTRVIINTRDVEGGKTEGIYEKQLLNNGQRLYSQPKLIQEKSSVKSLSSTKDPETGQTVLPVKQRGHIWERVSTGLSFGVGDKRLHYPGASVSSRTLDSGMGVSNSSIGLVELGDFSEDDDDDITDITSGIFADFNLDYAEVEEEEELSPLKNTERMPDSVDTLNLSSSLASTSDQAFSPDPFNNPVLPKSLDSGYDTENNESPEFLFKELGDSLSVERDQSIDGETELVLPLGLGQGVCTSTSHSKLQLKSLTDNPYRDSAYFSDYDPENGRSSPEDKSKFYEGSGKGNITDKKFQALLDDDSFPQQFSNEDNLQNVKHIKTCVLVNFSEAHPSSPQSIPAPGLSMLSPFPPQMGGCLTKESAPSEDDLGLETDHSGDEPSSEFISSIGSESSSTIREASGNHQEGNRRADDSSQVQALPSESTVTEATKDNKHADGSIEDEELPEFSYIKDDTEDRKESVRINEDDFEDIDAEESDSQDSLREESNGPVDLSSSSSLLELCGEKVRAPLEEAEDEDDSDDSDSDEELRTYNIQDEESEESEEDFTTVPVVVSDCSRALHLRSLLKMPNLLAQSFCDELERKKKAVSFFDDVTVFLFDQESPTGELVDYTFTSEEESSEEKAFDHHLQPEAESREGFCVSEETEKINSEADQGCDWKGDLLFEPCSSSPNAIPESQSSPTSTSNSPEATKPAAVALNRFMVSRFSITHVSDHHTGSATAQKTECPTDPTGGK; from the exons GAGTTTGACAATACTGATGGAGAAGAGTACCAGACAGATCTCTCTGGCCTGGCCTCACCGTCCTCCCAGAACGGCCCTGAGGTCTACATCCTTCCCCTCACGGAGGTCTCCCTGCCTGTCTCCAGACAGCCCGGCAGATCCA TCCAGCTGCTGAAATCCACAGACCTTGGTCGGCATAGTCTGCTGTATCTAAAGGAGATTGGTCATGGCTGGTTTGGCAAg GTTTTGCTTGGTGAGGTCAATGCAGGCCTCAGCACCACCCAGGTGGTGGTGAAGGAGCTAAAGGCCAGTGCCAGTGTCCAGGATCAGATGCAGTTCCTGGAGGAGGTTCAGCCATACCA AACCCTCCAGCACCCTGCTCTTCTACAGTGCCTGACTCAATGCTCGGATGTGACTCCCTATCTGCTGGTCATGGAGTTTTGCCCTCTG gGTGATCTGAAGACCTATCTACGTAGTTGTCGGATGGCTGATTCTGAGACTCCTGACCCTCTGATTCTCCAGCGAATGGCCTGTGACATTGCCTCAGGCCTTCTTCACTTGCACAAATACAACTTCATACACAG TGACCTGGCCTTGAGAAACTGCCTGCTAACATCAGAAATGTCAGTTAAGATCGGAGACTATGGCCTTTCTCACAGCAATTACAAG GATGATTACTATGTAACTCAAGACCAGATTTGGGTACCACTGCGCTGGATTGCACCTGAGCTCATAGATGAGGTCCATGGAAACTTGCTAGTAGTCGATCAAACAAAATGCAGCAACATATG GTCTCTGGGGGTGACTGTGTGGGAGCTGTTTGAGCTCGGAGCCCAACCGTACAGACACTACTCTGACAGACAGGTGCTAACTTATGCtgtgaaggagcagcagctcaaaCTACCCAAACCTCAGCTCCTATTCCCCTTGGCTGAGCGATG GTATGAGGTGATGCAGTTCTGCTGGCTGCAGCCAGAACTCAGACCCAGTAGTGAAGAGGTGCACCTTCTGGTGACATACTTGTGTGCCAAAGGCTCCAGTGAGGCAGAGGAAGACTTTGAACAACGGTGGAATGCCTTGAGGCCCAACCTGCTTGGTAGTACCTCTCACACAGCGACATCCACAGCGCTGGTCCTAACCCCTACACCTGCCACAGACGATGACGCCAGTGTAGACCAAATTCAAGCAGTGGAGCTGGCCTCCTCTGCCTCGTCTTCCTTCCCTCTCCTGGAGCAATTTTCTGACAGTTTTCACTCTGACACAGGGGATGACCTACTCACTGTCACAGAGACCAGACATGGTCTCAACTTTGAGTACAAGTGGGAGCAGGCCAGAGCAGAGCAGCCCtactgctcctcctccaccagtgGGCCTTTGGGACAGGGGAACCCACACTACCAAGATATCTACTATTCAAGTAAAGGAAGCACATCAGGGAGCTGCAAGACAGACAGCCTGACCTCAGGCATGTCCCCATCTTACTGTCAGCCTGAACACACAAGTGTGGTCCCAGTGCTGAGCGCCCACAGCCCCTCAGTCAGCAGTGAGTACTACATTCGCATAGAGGAACCAATAGACTGTAACATTAATTTGAACGACAACATGGTGGACTATAGCCCCGGATTGgaggccagcagcagcagactgtCATCTGAGAGTCAGATTGATTCATCCATTGAGCAGTCCACTGCTTATTGGGCAACTGCTGACAAGTCTACAGCCTATGATTCTGACTCAAGCCCCACTGTCCAACTAAACATTAAGGCAATGCCAAAACAATCAGCCAGCACCAGTCCAGTAGCATTAGGCCATTCTAACCACAGCTTAACATCTACTCAGGAAGATACAGTAGTCTGTGAAAAGTCATCAACGTACAAGACACATCACcacttctgtctgtctgaacaaCTGGATACATCATCAGAGTCCAGATCAAATCTTGTCCATTCAATGCAATTAGAAAATCCACGGCGTGCATTACAAGCAGTGAGCAGCCCCAGCTTAGGGTTCTGTGACCCTTACCTTGAAGAGGGCACAGGTCGCAGAATGGTCAATGAAAACTGCAACAATATGATGGGTCCCCTCAGAAAGACATTACCCATTGTTAACCACATTAGCATTGATGTCGGAACAGACGATGGTTTACTGGTAAACTGTCCGAGAGGCAATGATGTTGAGGATGATCTTTTCTCTGAAGGAGAGCCCACTAACTGGATATCAAACCGTTCAGCAAACAATAACAGCCTGAGCTTTGATAGAAGGCAGACAGGAGATGGTAATGACAGCTATGTGGATTTTCAATATTCTGATCATGATAACACAACTCAAGTTTGGTCATTAACTAAGGCCAACACCAGAACCTTCCAGAGTTCCAGGTCTTGTGGCATTTTTGAGGCTAAAAGTGGAGACATTGCCAACAAGGCTAATGAATTAGTTTCACACATTCAGCTTTATCCTAAAGAAATGGAGGAATTTTCCACTCCAGTGGGAAGGAAATTAAATGCAGAAACTCTTAGAAGTATTGATTCTCTTACCAGAGTAATTATTAATACCAGAGATGTAGAGGGTGGAAAAACAGAGGGGATATATGAAAAGCAGTTGCTGAATAATGGGCAGAGATTGTATTCTCAACCTAAATTGATTCAGGAGAAAAGCTCTGTAAAATCTCTGTCCTCTACAAAGGATCCTGAGACTGGCCAAACAGTTTTGCCAGTTAAGCAGAGGGGGCACATTTGGGAGAGGGTTTCAACAGGACTCTCTTTTGGTGTTGGAGACAAGAGGCTACACTATCCAGGGGCATCAGTTAGCAGCAGAACACTGGACAGTGGGATGGGGGTCAGCAACTCCAGCATTGGCCTGGTTGAGCTCGGCGACTtcagtgaggatgatgatgacgatatCACAGATATTACATCAGGGATCTTTGCTGACTTCAATCTGGACTATGCCgaggtagaagaagaagaagaactgagCCCATTGAAGAACACAGAGAGAATGCCAGACTCTGTAGACACCCTGAACTTGTCCTCATCATTGGCAAGCACCTCGGATCAGGCCTTCAGCCCTGATCCGTTCAATAACCCCGTCCTTCCCAAATCTCTAGATAGTGGCTAtgacacagaaaataatgaatctcCAGAGTTTCTATTCAAAGAGCTTGGAGACTCCCTTAGTGTTGAGCGGGACCAGAGTATTGATGGAGAAACAGAACTAGTTCTACCATTAGGTTTAGGCCAAGGAGTCTGCACTTCCACAAGCCACTCCAAGCTACAGTTAAAAAGCCTGACTGATAACCCATACAGGGACTCCGCCTATTTTTCTGACTACGATCCTGAAAATGGGAGAAGCTCTCCAGAGGATAAAAGTAAATTCTATGAAGGTTCAGGTAAGGGTAACATCACGGATAAAAAATTTCAGGCACTCCTAGATGATGATTCCTTCCCACAGCAGTTCAGCAATGAAGACAATTTACAAAATGTGAAACACATCAAAACTTGTGTTTTGGTAAATTTCTCTGAGGCTCACCCTAGTTCACCCCAATCCATTCCTGCCCCTGGGTTGTCCATGCTGTCACCCTTTCCTCCACAAATGGGAGGCTGCCTGACCAAAGAGTCGGCCCCTTCAGAAGATGATCTTGGTTTGGAGACAGATCACTCAGGAGACGAACCTTCTTCAGAGTTTATCTCCTCCATTGGGTCTGAATCCTCCTCTACCATCCGGGAGGCATCAGGAAACCATCAGGAAGGAAATAGAAGAGCTGATGATTCCTCCCAAGTCCAGGCTTTGCCTTCCGAATCCACTGTAACTGAGGCCACAAAGGACAACAAACATGCTGACGGATCTATAGAGGATGAAGAACTCCCTGAATTTAGTTATATTAAAGACGACACAGAAGACAGAAAGGAGTCTGTCAGAATAAACGAGGATGATTTTGAAGACATAGATGCAGAAGAAAGTGACTCACAGGACAGTTTACGTGAAGAATCCAATGGTCCTGTTGACCTGTCTTCTTCCTCGTCATTGTTGGAGCTGTGCGGAGAGAAAGTGAGAGCTCCgctggaggaggcagaggatgaagatgactcAGATGACAGTGACTCTGATGAAGAGTTGAGGACCTACAACATTCAAGATGAAGAGAGTGAAGAGAGTGAGGAGGATTTCACCACAGTGCCAGTTGTTGTGAGCGACTGCAGCAGGGCGCTACATCTACGAAGCCTCCTGAAGATGCCAAACTTGCTTGCCCAATCCTTCTGTGATGAgttggagaggaagaaaaaagctGTGTCCTTTTTTGACGATGTTACAGTGTTCCTTTTTGACCAG GAGAGCCCCACAGGGGAGCTGGTTGACTACACCTTCACTAGTGAGGAGGAATCATCAGAGGAAAAAGCTTTTGACCACCACCTACAACCTGAAGCAGAATCCCGTGAAGGATTTTGTGTTtctgaagaaacagaaaagattaACTCAGAAGCAG ATCAGGGTTGTGATTGGAAAGGTGACCTCTTGTTTGAACCCTGCTCATCTTCTCCCAACGCCATCCCTGAGTCCCAGTCCTCACCCACATCCACCTCCAACAGTCCTGAGGCCACAAAACCTGCAGCTGTGGCACTCAATCGTTTCATGGTCTCACGCTTCTCGATCACACACGTCTCCGACCATCACACGGGCTCAGCAACAG CTCAGAAGACTGAGTGTCCCACAGACCCAACTGGAGGAAAATGA